From Methanotorris formicicus Mc-S-70:
TTTTAATTGTTTTTAATTTGATATTTTTGAAATTTTATTTCTATTGTGTTTTTGTTGCCAATTTAAATGTCTTTAACTGTATTAAAAATATAGAATTTGAGGTAGGTATTATGAGAATTGAGTTAAAATTAGAAACTGAGGCATTTACAACAATTCCTTACAACCACCAATATTACTTAGCATCGGCATTGTACAATAAAATTCATTCATCCAATCCGGAATATGCCAATAAGTTGCACAACTACCAAAAATTTAAGTTTTTTACATTCTCATTATTACAAATCAGAAAAAGAATGATTAAAAGAGAAGGGATTGAAACAGTTGATGGGAAAGTTAACCTATATATCTCATCCCCAAGTGCTGAGTTTTTGGAAAATTTTATAGGCGGATTACTTGAGGATGGTGTGCTAAAAGTTGAAAGTATAGAGTTTTTTGTAAAAAAGGCAAAGATGTTGCCAACACCA
This genomic window contains:
- the cas6 gene encoding CRISPR-associated endoribonuclease Cas6, whose protein sequence is MRIELKLETEAFTTIPYNHQYYLASALYNKIHSSNPEYANKLHNYQKFKFFTFSLLQIRKRMIKREGIETVDGKVNLYISSPSAEFLENFIGGLLEDGVLKVESIEFFVKKAKMLPTPEKFEVLKTLSPIYLKTLVNTEKGKKIYDLLPNNSKFYENLKKNLKRKYEMFHNKKCDLDFEFEVLNHRPKRMGIKNTYHKCSEMVFRIWGDYELIKFGYDCGFGEKNSMGFGMVVNI